In Spirosoma aureum, a single genomic region encodes these proteins:
- the xylA gene encoding xylose isomerase produces MSGTKLTLGEKTYFPFLEKPVQYEGRESDNPLAFKFYDANRPILGTPMKDLFRFATAYWHTFCGTGADPFGPGVKHFPWDQNADRLAAAHDKMDAAFEFITKIGMEYYCFHDVDVAPEGNSNADFEKNFRAIVDYAKQKQAASGVKLLWGTANLFSHERYMNGASTNPDFHVLAHGGWQVKNAIDATIELGGRGYTFWGGREGYMSLLNTNMKREQEHLGKFLQISRDYARKQGFKGAFYIEPKPMEPTKHQYDFDAATVVGFLNRFGLQDDFELNIETNHATLASHTFAHELQVAADNNMLGSIDANRGDYQNGWDTDQFPVDVYELTEAMLVILEAGGLKSGGVNFDAKTRRNSTDLEDIFIAHIGGMDTFARAAIAAEAILGKSKYKQLRADRYASYDSGEGARFEKGELTLDDLRAYALANGEPKQLSGKQELYEMILNQYI; encoded by the coding sequence ATGTCTGGTACAAAATTAACCCTTGGCGAAAAAACGTATTTCCCATTTCTGGAAAAACCAGTCCAGTACGAAGGTCGCGAATCCGACAACCCACTAGCCTTCAAATTTTACGACGCTAACCGGCCCATCCTCGGAACACCCATGAAGGATTTGTTCCGATTTGCTACCGCCTACTGGCATACCTTCTGCGGAACTGGCGCTGATCCGTTTGGCCCCGGCGTTAAACACTTTCCCTGGGACCAGAACGCGGATCGACTCGCAGCTGCCCACGACAAAATGGATGCAGCCTTTGAGTTTATCACCAAAATCGGCATGGAATACTACTGTTTCCACGATGTCGATGTGGCTCCCGAAGGCAACTCCAATGCTGATTTCGAGAAGAACTTCCGTGCCATTGTCGATTATGCCAAACAGAAACAAGCCGCGAGTGGCGTTAAACTGCTCTGGGGTACTGCCAATCTGTTCTCTCATGAACGCTACATGAATGGTGCTTCGACCAATCCAGACTTTCATGTACTGGCGCACGGAGGCTGGCAGGTGAAGAACGCTATCGACGCAACGATTGAGCTGGGTGGCCGGGGTTACACGTTCTGGGGTGGTCGTGAAGGCTACATGTCTCTGCTCAATACCAATATGAAACGGGAGCAGGAGCACCTGGGCAAATTCCTGCAAATCAGCCGCGACTATGCCCGTAAGCAGGGCTTCAAAGGTGCTTTTTACATCGAGCCTAAACCGATGGAGCCCACGAAACACCAATATGACTTTGATGCAGCCACGGTCGTAGGCTTTTTGAACCGTTTTGGCCTGCAGGATGATTTTGAGTTGAACATCGAGACAAACCATGCCACCTTAGCCAGCCATACCTTCGCACACGAGTTGCAGGTAGCCGCTGACAACAACATGCTCGGATCGATTGACGCTAACCGGGGTGACTACCAGAATGGCTGGGATACCGATCAGTTTCCGGTGGATGTGTATGAATTGACCGAAGCCATGCTGGTGATTCTGGAAGCAGGTGGTTTAAAATCAGGTGGCGTAAATTTTGACGCCAAGACCCGCCGAAATTCGACGGATCTGGAGGATATTTTTATTGCTCACATTGGCGGTATGGACACGTTTGCGCGTGCAGCAATTGCCGCCGAAGCCATTCTGGGCAAGTCAAAATACAAGCAGTTGCGGGCCGATCGGTATGCAAGCTACGACAGCGGGGAGGGTGCTCGTTTTGAAAAGGGCGAGCTAACTCTGGACGACCTGCGGGCGTATGCCCTGGCCAATGGCGAGCCTAAACAGCTCAGCGGCAAGCAGGAGCTATACGAAATGATTCTTAATCAGTATATTTAA
- a CDS encoding nuclear transport factor 2 family protein yields the protein MKIVLLLLITLAFCPAIAQTSSTDEAAVRASVNQLFEGMKKADSTMIKLIFTPGARLQTVVNKQGEVSVQDDAIGKFISSVGKAKPGALDERLSGMDIKIDGELATAWTPYSFYYNGQQSHCGVNAFTLVKMAGIWKIQNIIDTRRKQGCP from the coding sequence ATGAAAATTGTACTGCTACTTCTGATAACCCTTGCTTTTTGTCCGGCCATCGCCCAAACATCCAGTACTGATGAAGCGGCTGTTCGGGCTTCTGTCAATCAATTGTTTGAGGGTATGAAAAAAGCCGACTCGACAATGATAAAGCTCATCTTTACACCGGGTGCCCGCTTACAAACGGTTGTCAATAAGCAGGGCGAAGTATCCGTACAGGACGACGCTATTGGTAAATTTATATCATCGGTCGGGAAGGCAAAACCCGGCGCTCTGGATGAGCGGCTATCCGGCATGGATATCAAAATTGATGGTGAGCTGGCCACCGCCTGGACGCCCTACTCGTTTTACTACAATGGGCAGCAAAGTCACTGCGGAGTCAATGCGTTTACACTGGTAAAAATGGCAGGCATCTGGAAAATTCAGAACATTATCGACACCCGAAGAAAGCAGGGCTGTCCGTAG
- a CDS encoding enoyl-CoA hydratase/isomerase family protein yields the protein MFYTVDQTAQLPVNGFRYLLTSLDDHVLTITLNRPEKKNALNPAMLNELAFALTHAHHNTAVWLVVLAAAGDTFCAGMDLKALSVGEVEQATVPEPSEPIRLGELLADLHKPCIACIQGPVYAGGFLLVGGSTYAIAAESATFSLPEVKRGLFPFQVLAVLLEIMPARTAIDLCLRARILSASDAQALGLVTHLVPFPGLDAATKELTHELKQFSPTAMQFGLRAYQQLKNLPSNEQQAYLYEQFQQLQQTPDAREGMAAFLEKRKPNWQM from the coding sequence ATGTTTTACACCGTCGATCAAACCGCTCAACTACCTGTCAACGGCTTTCGTTATCTACTGACATCGCTCGATGACCATGTGCTGACGATAACGCTTAACCGGCCAGAAAAGAAGAATGCCCTGAACCCGGCTATGCTGAACGAACTGGCTTTTGCGCTTACCCATGCCCATCATAATACAGCCGTTTGGCTAGTTGTTCTGGCGGCTGCAGGCGACACGTTTTGCGCCGGTATGGATCTGAAAGCGTTATCGGTGGGAGAGGTGGAACAGGCTACTGTGCCTGAACCGTCGGAGCCGATTCGGTTAGGAGAGCTACTGGCCGACCTGCACAAGCCATGCATTGCCTGCATACAGGGACCTGTTTATGCGGGTGGTTTTTTGCTCGTTGGCGGCAGTACATATGCGATTGCGGCTGAATCGGCTACGTTTAGTTTGCCGGAAGTTAAGCGCGGATTATTCCCGTTTCAGGTACTGGCTGTTCTGCTTGAGATTATGCCTGCCCGAACGGCTATCGATTTGTGTTTACGGGCCCGAATACTGTCGGCTTCGGATGCGCAGGCGTTGGGTCTGGTAACTCATCTAGTGCCATTCCCTGGATTGGACGCTGCAACTAAAGAATTGACCCATGAGCTGAAGCAGTTCTCTCCAACGGCTATGCAGTTTGGCCTGCGAGCTTATCAGCAACTAAAAAACCTGCCGTCGAATGAACAGCAGGCCTATCTGTACGAGCAATTTCAGCAGCTTCAGCAGACTCCCGATGCCAGAGAAGGAATGGCTGCTTTTCTGGAAAAACGAAAGCCCAACTGGCAGATGTAG
- a CDS encoding radical SAM protein — translation MRLVSHPVLCNYYVTYRCNATCSFCDIWERPSPYVTLDNVRDNLRDLKKLGVRVVDFTGGEPLLHRQLPELLQEAKRLGFITTVTTNALLYPKYADRLRGLVDMLHFSLDSPVAEEHDQSRGVRCFDKVMESIVLARQLGERPDILFTVFDRNIQQIRQMHEEICLPNDLVLILNPVFDYNAVETGSRLSDQALSELSWWGKQKNVYLNEAFIQLRLDGGNHIEAPICKAASTTIVISPENKLVLPCYHLGLKDFAIDGRLHDLYRSDEVQKLVALEGRLPDCEGCVINCYMQPSFAVEMNKYWWKALPSTLKYNWVKGTWKQLV, via the coding sequence ATGCGCCTTGTCTCCCATCCGGTTTTATGTAATTACTATGTGACGTACCGCTGTAACGCCACGTGTAGTTTTTGTGATATATGGGAGCGGCCTTCACCTTACGTTACGCTGGATAACGTGCGTGACAATCTGCGTGATCTGAAGAAACTGGGCGTCCGGGTAGTTGATTTTACAGGTGGCGAACCTTTGCTTCACCGCCAGTTACCCGAACTACTCCAGGAAGCGAAGCGGCTTGGTTTCATCACAACTGTAACGACCAACGCCCTTCTGTATCCAAAATACGCCGATCGGTTGCGGGGATTGGTCGACATGCTCCATTTCTCGCTCGATTCGCCCGTGGCTGAAGAGCACGATCAGTCGCGGGGAGTGCGGTGTTTCGACAAGGTGATGGAGTCGATTGTCCTGGCTCGTCAACTGGGTGAACGTCCTGATATTCTATTCACCGTATTTGATCGGAACATTCAGCAAATCAGGCAGATGCACGAGGAAATTTGCCTGCCAAACGATCTGGTGCTAATCCTGAATCCTGTTTTTGACTATAATGCGGTTGAAACCGGTTCCCGTTTGTCTGATCAGGCGCTGAGCGAGTTATCGTGGTGGGGCAAACAGAAAAACGTTTACCTCAATGAAGCGTTTATCCAGCTTCGACTCGATGGGGGCAACCATATTGAGGCCCCTATCTGTAAAGCGGCCAGCACAACGATCGTTATTTCTCCTGAAAATAAATTAGTGCTGCCCTGTTATCACTTAGGTCTGAAAGACTTCGCCATTGATGGTCGTTTGCATGACCTGTACCGTTCCGACGAAGTTCAGAAGTTAGTAGCGCTGGAAGGCCGATTACCTGACTGTGAGGGTTGTGTGATTAACTGCTATATGCAGCCGTCATTTGCCGTTGAGATGAATAAATACTGGTGGAAGGCTTTGCCCAGCACACTCAAATACAACTGGGTAAAAGGTACCTGGAAACAATTAGTCTAG
- the accD gene encoding acetyl-CoA carboxylase, carboxyltransferase subunit beta, whose product MSWFVRKDKGIQTPTEMKREAPDGLWYQCPNCKKAMHTREHKLNAYTCVHCNYHEKIGSEAYFSILFDDNEFTELDANMTSADPLKFVDTKAYPDRVKSTIAKTGLKDAVRTAYGPMNGSTVTMAVMDFNFIGGSMGSVVGEKIARAIDYAIKNKTPFLMISRSGGARMMEAGFSLMQMAKTSAKLALLSEAKIPYVSLLTDPTTGGVTASYAMLGDFNIAEPEALIGFAGPRVIRETIGKDLPKGFQSAEFVLDHGFLDFIVDRKDLKDKLTNLFRMLQ is encoded by the coding sequence ATGTCTTGGTTCGTCCGAAAAGATAAGGGTATTCAAACCCCGACCGAAATGAAACGGGAGGCTCCCGACGGTCTGTGGTATCAATGCCCAAACTGCAAAAAAGCAATGCATACCCGTGAGCATAAGCTCAATGCATACACCTGTGTTCATTGTAATTATCACGAAAAAATTGGCTCAGAGGCCTATTTTTCTATCCTGTTCGATGATAACGAATTCACCGAACTCGATGCGAATATGACGTCTGCTGATCCACTGAAATTTGTCGACACAAAAGCCTATCCGGATCGGGTAAAGTCAACGATCGCCAAAACGGGGCTGAAAGATGCTGTTCGGACGGCCTATGGCCCAATGAATGGTAGTACGGTAACGATGGCGGTCATGGATTTTAACTTTATTGGCGGTTCGATGGGATCGGTCGTTGGCGAAAAAATTGCCCGCGCCATCGATTATGCCATTAAAAATAAGACGCCTTTCCTGATGATATCCCGATCGGGTGGTGCGAGGATGATGGAAGCTGGTTTTTCGCTCATGCAAATGGCCAAGACGTCCGCTAAACTAGCCCTGTTATCGGAAGCTAAAATACCTTACGTGTCGCTACTGACAGATCCTACAACAGGTGGTGTTACTGCGTCCTATGCGATGCTTGGCGATTTTAATATTGCCGAGCCAGAAGCGTTAATTGGTTTTGCCGGGCCGCGTGTTATTCGCGAAACCATCGGTAAAGATCTGCCCAAAGGTTTCCAAAGCGCTGAGTTTGTTCTGGATCATGGCTTTCTCGATTTTATCGTTGATCGGAAAGATTTGAAAGATAAATTGACGAACCTGTTCAGAATGCTTCAATAG
- a CDS encoding DNA alkylation repair protein: MTYTDVKTNLLAHADPERAKTLAWFFKTKPGQYGEGDQFLGLSMPQQHSIAKQYLRLPMDDVEQLLREPFHEMRMTGLLIWVYQARKTSSIEQEVLMDRYVANRRYINNWDLVDVTCPHLVGRPLLQNDRSVLYELAQEDHLWSQRIAIVSTMAFIRAGQFADTFAISEALLAHKHDLIHKAVGWMLREVGKRNVDALEEFLHDHVHQMPRTALRYAIEKFEPARRKYYLTL, encoded by the coding sequence GTGACCTATACGGACGTAAAAACTAACTTACTGGCCCATGCTGACCCCGAACGGGCAAAAACTTTGGCGTGGTTTTTTAAAACCAAGCCCGGTCAATATGGAGAGGGCGATCAATTTCTGGGGCTTTCTATGCCGCAGCAACACAGTATAGCCAAACAATACCTGCGTCTTCCAATGGATGATGTCGAACAATTACTCCGTGAACCATTTCACGAAATGCGGATGACCGGGCTCTTGATCTGGGTCTATCAGGCCAGAAAAACAAGTTCGATAGAACAGGAAGTCCTGATGGATCGATATGTGGCGAATCGACGTTACATCAACAACTGGGATCTGGTTGATGTCACTTGCCCGCATCTTGTTGGTCGGCCCTTGCTCCAGAATGATCGGTCTGTCTTGTATGAACTGGCTCAGGAAGATCATTTGTGGAGTCAGCGGATTGCTATTGTTTCGACAATGGCTTTCATTCGGGCGGGTCAGTTTGCCGACACATTTGCTATTTCGGAGGCTTTATTGGCCCATAAACACGATCTGATTCACAAAGCAGTGGGCTGGATGCTACGTGAAGTTGGTAAGCGTAATGTAGATGCACTGGAGGAATTTTTGCACGATCATGTTCATCAAATGCCTCGTACGGCACTACGCTATGCCATCGAAAAATTTGAGCCAGCCCGACGAAAGTATTATCTGACCTTATAG
- the ftsZ gene encoding cell division protein FtsZ: MLSQGYRFEIPDDNPTIIKVVGVGGMGGNAVKHMYNLEMKDVNFAVCNTDRQALMSNPVPTKLQLGDGLGAGTEAKAGEDAARASIEEIRNLLAPPTKMVFITAGMGGGTGTGAAPVVAEVAREMGLLTVAVVTAPYYFEGTDKKEQAREGIEKLKKSCDTVLVVLNDKLAELYSELTWTDAYAHADDVLANAVKSIAEIITTQGDINADFADVKKVLEGAGQSVMGSAEAGGEDRALNAIEAALNSPLLNDHDIRGAKRILLTISSSREHAMKLKEQMAISEHVAKKIQAEARMFKFGAITDKNLGDSLRVTIIAAGFDSTNALMEQLKGPTSPEAEQQPEVEEVSEPDTTLVDVLDQELPADELVPVESEPEETTPEPVGITTKVDERQLTPTGLNGATIVRPEPINGFRPTHDDNGGTLVMDDEERHDDADLIKRTIDAFVKGQYSASDLDRPAFERNKTVLYSTPMLPENEFVRSKLND; the protein is encoded by the coding sequence ATGCTTAGTCAGGGCTATAGATTCGAAATACCAGACGATAATCCAACAATAATCAAGGTTGTGGGCGTAGGAGGCATGGGAGGTAATGCCGTCAAGCATATGTACAACCTGGAAATGAAGGATGTAAACTTTGCTGTTTGTAACACGGACCGGCAGGCGCTTATGAGTAACCCTGTGCCAACCAAGTTACAACTGGGCGATGGGCTGGGCGCGGGAACGGAGGCTAAGGCTGGTGAAGATGCTGCTCGTGCTAGTATCGAAGAAATTCGAAACCTGCTGGCTCCGCCTACCAAGATGGTGTTCATCACGGCGGGTATGGGTGGTGGTACGGGTACGGGTGCCGCTCCCGTAGTGGCCGAAGTGGCCCGCGAAATGGGATTGTTAACGGTAGCCGTTGTAACCGCCCCCTACTACTTCGAAGGCACAGATAAGAAAGAGCAGGCTCGTGAAGGTATTGAGAAGCTTAAGAAAAGTTGTGACACCGTGCTGGTTGTTCTGAACGATAAGCTGGCCGAATTGTATAGCGAACTTACTTGGACGGATGCCTACGCTCATGCTGATGATGTATTGGCTAACGCGGTGAAAAGTATCGCTGAAATCATCACAACACAAGGTGATATCAACGCGGATTTTGCCGATGTTAAGAAAGTCCTTGAAGGAGCCGGTCAGTCAGTGATGGGATCTGCCGAAGCGGGTGGCGAAGATCGGGCGCTTAATGCTATTGAAGCAGCCTTGAATTCTCCCTTGCTCAATGACCATGACATTCGCGGAGCGAAACGTATTCTGCTTACGATTTCGTCGAGCCGGGAACATGCCATGAAGCTGAAAGAGCAAATGGCTATCTCAGAACACGTTGCCAAGAAGATTCAGGCCGAAGCCCGAATGTTTAAATTTGGCGCTATTACGGATAAAAACCTGGGCGATAGTTTGCGGGTAACAATTATTGCGGCTGGTTTCGATAGTACGAATGCACTGATGGAGCAGCTTAAAGGACCAACGAGTCCTGAAGCTGAGCAGCAGCCTGAAGTGGAAGAAGTTTCGGAGCCTGACACAACACTTGTCGATGTTCTGGATCAGGAGTTGCCAGCAGACGAATTAGTGCCTGTTGAGAGCGAACCCGAGGAAACTACACCTGAACCGGTAGGGATTACCACAAAAGTTGATGAACGTCAATTGACGCCTACAGGGCTCAATGGGGCAACTATCGTTCGCCCTGAACCGATAAATGGCTTCCGGCCAACCCATGATGACAATGGGGGTACGCTGGTTATGGATGACGAAGAACGGCATGATGATGCTGACCTGATTAAACGCACAATTGACGCGTTTGTTAAAGGGCAGTATTCGGCTTCTGATCTTGATCGCCCAGCGTTCGAACGGAACAAAACCGTGCTTTACTCAACACCGATGTTGCCCGAAAATGAATTCGTGCGCTCGAAGTTGAATGATTAA
- the ftsA gene encoding cell division protein FtsA, producing the protein MTTTSIGDKIVVGLDIGSTKVCAVAGRVVRNNKDQETLEVLGVGETPLADGVTKGSVVNVNNTVSAIRRAVAEASNQSNLNIHLVNVSFSGAHVLSVKSSGSITRSSSGDEIQVEDIDHLLSDMYRTSIPADKEIIHVLPMDFVVDGETNVNQPVGRNGVKLGADFQLITAQANAARNVRKCIMRNNLQQETMMLSPLASGLAVLTDEEKDAGVALVDIGGGTTELAIYYRGVLRHVAVFPWAGNSLTADIQSGCKIMPDQAEQLKKRFGNADPSEYNINEVVAVPGLSNRKPKDVLLKNVAVIIEDRLREIAALVQAEVIRAGYEGKLLAGIVLTGGTALVPGVEHIFSRVTGTEAKVGYPEHLEPNGRADLVGDPAYATAVGLVWAGYKTIDNRISFISDPARAAYIEEQTPAPVRPPYHNPVLSGRDKPLEKEPPKKEKGFLSWLKEALQPIRGSETDPY; encoded by the coding sequence ATGACGACGACAAGCATTGGCGACAAAATTGTAGTAGGCCTTGACATCGGTAGCACAAAAGTATGTGCAGTGGCAGGCCGGGTAGTCCGAAATAACAAAGATCAGGAAACGCTCGAAGTGCTGGGCGTTGGAGAAACACCACTGGCAGATGGTGTTACCAAGGGATCGGTGGTGAATGTTAATAATACGGTGAGTGCTATTCGGCGGGCTGTAGCAGAAGCATCGAACCAATCGAATCTGAATATCCACCTGGTTAATGTAAGCTTTAGTGGAGCTCATGTTTTATCTGTCAAATCGAGCGGCAGCATCACTCGTTCGTCGTCGGGCGATGAAATTCAGGTTGAGGATATTGATCACCTGCTTAGCGATATGTATCGCACATCGATTCCGGCCGATAAAGAGATCATTCATGTGCTGCCAATGGATTTTGTGGTCGATGGCGAAACAAACGTCAATCAGCCCGTTGGTCGGAATGGCGTTAAACTTGGTGCTGATTTTCAGTTGATTACGGCTCAAGCAAATGCGGCCCGGAATGTTCGCAAGTGCATCATGCGGAATAATCTTCAGCAGGAAACAATGATGCTGTCCCCTCTGGCATCGGGGCTGGCAGTACTGACTGATGAAGAGAAAGATGCTGGTGTTGCGCTGGTCGATATTGGAGGAGGAACTACCGAACTGGCTATTTATTATCGGGGCGTATTACGGCATGTTGCGGTATTCCCCTGGGCAGGTAATAGCCTGACTGCCGATATTCAGTCGGGTTGTAAAATCATGCCTGACCAGGCCGAACAACTGAAAAAACGGTTCGGTAATGCTGATCCATCTGAATACAACATTAATGAAGTGGTGGCTGTGCCTGGTTTGAGTAATCGCAAACCGAAAGATGTTCTGCTAAAGAATGTAGCCGTCATAATTGAAGACCGGTTGCGTGAAATTGCAGCTCTGGTGCAGGCTGAGGTCATTCGGGCCGGGTATGAAGGTAAATTGCTGGCCGGTATTGTGCTGACTGGTGGAACTGCTCTTGTGCCAGGTGTTGAACATATTTTCAGCCGTGTAACCGGTACAGAAGCAAAGGTTGGCTATCCAGAACATCTGGAACCCAACGGGCGGGCCGATTTAGTGGGTGATCCCGCTTATGCGACTGCCGTTGGTCTGGTATGGGCAGGCTATAAAACTATAGACAACCGCATCTCGTTCATCAGCGATCCGGCTCGGGCAGCATATATCGAAGAACAAACACCTGCACCTGTTCGGCCACCTTATCACAATCCAGTACTAAGCGGTCGTGATAAACCACTCGAGAAAGAACCGCCTAAAAAGGAAAAAGGATTCTTGAGTTGGCTTAAGGAAGCGCTACAGCCAATTCGGGGTAGCGAAACCGACCCTTATTAG
- a CDS encoding cell division protein FtsQ/DivIB, with amino-acid sequence MFSTFKSIKKWLFAIGGLFVLFILIAFTEIRHKQKRVKAVVVHIDQVDGHSFLTRRDVTGYLTNGGADPVIGKEYTEIDFHQLEERLRQHGLVRDCQVFRDLTGDLLVSIEQPRPVARLMASGEGVRTVSGQYVSEEGRFFPVSMNYSARVPMLTGKYFAKNRSLASERNRPLLELLKRVHDDPFWRAQIAELSVDEQGEVIMWPQMGNHQIEVGPPTDLEAKLKKLKLFYTDVLPAKGWDRYRRVSVQYRNQIVCE; translated from the coding sequence ATGTTTTCTACCTTTAAATCAATCAAGAAGTGGTTGTTCGCAATCGGAGGGCTTTTTGTTCTATTTATCTTGATTGCTTTTACCGAAATTCGGCATAAGCAGAAACGAGTTAAAGCGGTTGTTGTTCATATCGATCAGGTCGATGGACATTCTTTCCTGACACGACGGGATGTTACAGGTTATCTGACCAATGGCGGAGCAGATCCGGTTATCGGTAAAGAATACACGGAGATTGACTTCCATCAATTGGAAGAGCGGTTGCGGCAACATGGTTTAGTCAGAGATTGTCAGGTTTTTCGTGATCTCACGGGCGACCTGCTCGTCTCGATCGAACAACCTCGGCCAGTAGCCCGTTTGATGGCTTCGGGTGAGGGCGTCCGAACGGTATCGGGACAATATGTAAGCGAAGAAGGACGGTTTTTTCCAGTTTCGATGAATTATTCGGCCCGCGTACCTATGTTAACAGGCAAATATTTTGCCAAAAATCGTTCGCTGGCGAGCGAACGGAATCGGCCCCTGCTGGAATTGCTGAAACGAGTCCATGACGATCCGTTTTGGCGAGCTCAAATCGCTGAATTATCAGTAGATGAGCAGGGGGAGGTGATAATGTGGCCGCAGATGGGCAACCACCAGATTGAAGTAGGACCACCAACCGATCTGGAGGCCAAGCTGAAGAAACTGAAATTATTTTATACGGACGTTCTACCGGCAAAAGGGTGGGACCGATACCGCAGGGTGAGCGTCCAATACAGAAATCAAATCGTGTGCGAATGA
- the murC gene encoding UDP-N-acetylmuramate--L-alanine ligase — MTLDQFKYIYFLGIGGIGMSALARWFGVNGYEVAGYDKTPTALTNALQTEGMAIHFLEDVEQIPVSFRQNPDETLVIYTPAVPKTHQEYIYLTENGFTLQKRSQVLGLLAGQMKTVGVAGTHGKTTTSSMVAHILRHSGVNCAAFLGGITNNYGTNFLLNEPASDLRSVVCVVEADEFDRSFLTLFPHLAIVTSTDADHLDIYGAHDAVLESFGKFVGQIEPDGMLFMKKGLSLADKTKATVRQYSLQEGDYYSQNLKIENASFIFDLVHPEGVISGIELIVPGFHNVENAVAAGAVALKLGVSSEAIRDALNSYLGVRRRFEYVLKTDEAVLIDDYAHHPEEVKAFLSSVKALYPDRELTAIFQPHLFSRTRDFAAGFAESLSLADNVILLDIYPARELPIEGVSSELIFRDIRSKNKRSSTKADLLDVVREMKPPLLVTIGAGDIDQMLPALKSVLKDQ; from the coding sequence ATGACATTAGATCAGTTTAAGTACATTTATTTTCTTGGTATTGGCGGCATCGGTATGAGTGCGCTGGCCCGCTGGTTCGGCGTGAACGGGTATGAAGTAGCCGGTTATGACAAAACGCCTACTGCGCTGACGAACGCGCTACAAACCGAAGGTATGGCCATCCATTTTTTGGAAGATGTTGAGCAGATACCTGTTTCGTTCCGCCAAAACCCGGACGAGACGCTTGTCATCTATACGCCAGCCGTGCCAAAAACGCATCAGGAGTACATCTACCTGACCGAAAATGGCTTCACCTTACAGAAACGGTCGCAGGTACTGGGCTTGTTGGCGGGTCAGATGAAAACTGTTGGGGTAGCAGGAACGCATGGTAAAACGACAACGTCGTCGATGGTGGCTCATATCCTGCGTCATTCGGGCGTAAATTGTGCTGCTTTTCTGGGAGGAATCACCAATAACTATGGTACGAATTTTCTGCTCAATGAACCGGCCAGTGACCTTCGCTCGGTTGTTTGCGTGGTTGAAGCGGATGAGTTCGACCGCTCATTTCTGACACTGTTTCCGCATCTGGCAATTGTTACCTCTACCGATGCCGACCATCTGGACATCTACGGTGCGCATGATGCTGTGCTTGAATCATTTGGCAAATTTGTTGGTCAGATTGAGCCGGACGGAATGTTGTTCATGAAAAAAGGGCTATCGTTAGCTGATAAAACAAAAGCAACGGTTCGGCAGTATTCTCTTCAGGAAGGCGATTACTATAGCCAGAATCTGAAGATCGAAAATGCATCGTTTATCTTCGATTTAGTGCATCCCGAGGGCGTTATTTCTGGTATTGAACTGATCGTGCCAGGATTCCATAATGTGGAGAATGCTGTAGCAGCTGGCGCTGTGGCGCTCAAGTTGGGGGTATCGTCAGAGGCTATTCGAGATGCGCTGAACAGTTATTTAGGGGTTCGCAGGCGGTTCGAGTATGTGCTTAAAACGGATGAGGCTGTTTTGATCGATGATTATGCTCACCATCCGGAGGAAGTTAAAGCCTTTTTATCATCGGTTAAAGCATTGTATCCGGATCGCGAGCTGACAGCGATATTTCAGCCACATTTATTCAGTCGAACCCGCGATTTTGCTGCTGGTTTCGCCGAAAGTTTGTCATTGGCCGATAATGTGATCCTGCTGGATATTTATCCCGCTCGCGAATTACCGATCGAAGGTGTGTCCTCAGAATTGATTTTTCGCGATATTCGGTCTAAAAATAAACGATCAAGTACCAAAGCCGACCTACTCGACGTTGTGCGGGAAATGAAGCCTCCGTTACTTGTTACTATTGGTGCTGGAGATATTGATCAAATGTTACCAGCCTTGAAAAGTGTCTTAAAAGACCAATAG